From one Rhizobium lentis genomic stretch:
- a CDS encoding ABC transporter ATP-binding protein has protein sequence MLELKNIQGGYGKITILNGVSFSIPKASITTVIGPNGAGKSTVFKAIFGLLNIHSGQILLDGKDVTRQTPRQMIAHGVTYVPQGRNVVPQLSVYHNLELGGITASDQAKVRQRIDMVMDQFPMLRKFSNRKAIELSGGQQKQLEVARALLLDPKLILIDEPSIGLSPNLVQEVFQTLIRLRDQGVTILMVEQNAKSALAMSDYGLVLELGQTRMHDKATALLADPRVGQLFLGGHIETEHAH, from the coding sequence ATGCTTGAACTGAAAAACATCCAAGGCGGCTACGGCAAGATCACCATCCTGAACGGCGTGTCGTTCTCGATCCCGAAGGCGTCCATCACAACCGTCATCGGGCCGAACGGCGCCGGCAAGTCGACCGTCTTCAAGGCGATTTTCGGCCTCCTGAACATTCATTCGGGCCAGATCCTGCTCGACGGCAAGGATGTGACCCGGCAAACGCCGCGCCAGATGATCGCCCACGGCGTCACCTACGTTCCGCAGGGACGCAACGTCGTCCCGCAGCTCTCGGTCTACCACAATCTGGAGCTCGGCGGCATTACCGCAAGCGACCAAGCGAAAGTGCGCCAGCGCATCGACATGGTGATGGACCAGTTCCCCATGCTGCGCAAGTTCAGCAACCGCAAGGCCATCGAACTGTCCGGCGGGCAACAGAAGCAGTTGGAGGTGGCTCGTGCCCTCCTGCTCGACCCGAAGCTGATCCTGATCGACGAGCCTTCCATCGGCCTGTCGCCCAATCTCGTGCAAGAGGTCTTCCAGACCCTGATCCGGTTGCGCGACCAGGGCGTTACCATCCTGATGGTGGAGCAGAACGCCAAATCGGCGCTTGCCATGTCGGATTACGGCCTCGTCCTCGAGCTCGGTCAGACCCGCATGCACGACAAGGCGACCGCCCTGCTCGCCGACCCGCGCGTCGGCCAGCTCTTCCTCGGCGGCCACATCGAGACCGAACATGCACATTGA
- a CDS encoding ABC transporter ATP-binding protein — protein sequence MNAPILSVRNIGKSFGGIRAVDNVSFEVGKGEILGLIGPNGSGKSTLFNCILGQLTPDTGDVAVNGRNVSGMRASDLNKLGVGRTFQQLSVFPKMSVLDNIILAGQEHHGTMLSRLFGPGDAGLTAEAERMISFFRLGHLKDTLAGSLSYGQQKLVDAAMAFMAGPSLVLLDEPAGGVNLTMLANLKDRLIAYNAEHGTTFVVIEHNMEFVMSLCSRIIVLAEGSIIAEGTPDEIRSNQTVIDAYLGG from the coding sequence ATGAACGCGCCCATTCTCTCCGTTCGCAATATCGGCAAGAGCTTCGGCGGAATCCGCGCCGTCGACAATGTTTCCTTCGAAGTCGGCAAAGGCGAAATCCTGGGGCTGATCGGCCCGAACGGGTCGGGCAAGTCGACGCTCTTCAACTGCATCCTCGGCCAATTGACCCCGGATACCGGCGATGTGGCCGTCAACGGCAGGAACGTCTCCGGCATGCGCGCCTCCGACCTCAACAAGCTCGGGGTCGGGCGCACATTCCAGCAGCTTTCGGTCTTTCCGAAAATGTCTGTGCTGGACAATATCATCCTTGCCGGACAGGAACATCACGGCACGATGCTGTCGCGCCTCTTCGGACCGGGTGATGCCGGCCTGACGGCGGAAGCTGAAAGGATGATCTCCTTCTTCCGTCTCGGTCACCTGAAAGACACGCTAGCCGGCTCTCTTTCATACGGCCAGCAGAAATTGGTCGACGCCGCCATGGCCTTCATGGCGGGGCCGAGCCTGGTCCTGCTCGACGAGCCGGCCGGCGGTGTCAACCTGACGATGCTCGCCAATCTCAAGGATCGGCTCATCGCCTACAATGCCGAACACGGAACGACATTCGTCGTCATCGAGCACAATATGGAGTTCGTAATGAGCCTGTGCTCCCGCATCATCGTTCTCGCCGAAGGCAGCATCATCGCAGAAGGCACGCCGGACGAAATCCGGTCGAACCAGACCGTCATCGACGCCTATCTCGGAGGCTGA
- a CDS encoding branched-chain amino acid ABC transporter permease, with the protein MTPKLRLLIIIALLALAIAAPIGHKNYIIYVLTSWMIFTIASMGLNLTLGYAGQISLAQASFMAIGAYITALLTLAGWHWIVAMPLALFACFVVGLLLGYPALRVKGHFLAFVTLAFNTLVFLVLRNEDWLTGGSIGLVGMPRPDFGLFSTMKQLPFYYFTLAVTVLAALAMWGIVRSPWGRAFKALRENPVRAESLGVDTRRITLLAFAIGSAYGGLAGALITPLVQFIEPGSFALAHSLRILLMVIVGGAGYFFGPLVGAGVVILLPEVLRFTEGYYLIIYSALVIVMLIFVPSGLIGVGARIRAKLWPKKQVRADMAEGASLK; encoded by the coding sequence ATGACTCCCAAATTGCGCTTGCTCATAATCATCGCGCTCTTGGCGCTCGCCATCGCCGCGCCGATCGGCCACAAGAACTACATCATCTATGTGCTGACCTCGTGGATGATCTTTACCATCGCCTCCATGGGATTGAATTTGACGCTCGGCTATGCTGGCCAGATTTCGCTGGCGCAAGCCTCGTTCATGGCGATCGGCGCCTATATCACCGCGCTGCTGACGCTGGCCGGCTGGCACTGGATCGTGGCGATGCCGCTGGCTCTCTTCGCATGCTTCGTCGTCGGTCTGCTGCTCGGCTATCCGGCGCTACGCGTCAAGGGTCACTTCCTGGCGTTCGTGACGCTCGCCTTCAACACGCTCGTCTTCCTCGTCCTCAGGAACGAGGATTGGCTGACCGGCGGCAGCATTGGTCTCGTCGGCATGCCGCGTCCGGACTTCGGGCTGTTCTCGACGATGAAGCAGCTGCCGTTCTACTATTTCACGCTTGCCGTCACGGTGCTCGCAGCACTCGCCATGTGGGGTATCGTTCGCTCGCCGTGGGGACGCGCCTTCAAGGCGTTGCGTGAAAATCCCGTACGCGCCGAGAGCCTCGGCGTCGACACTCGCCGCATCACCCTGCTCGCCTTCGCGATCGGCTCAGCCTATGGCGGGCTGGCTGGAGCCTTGATCACCCCCCTCGTGCAGTTCATCGAACCCGGCTCCTTCGCGCTCGCGCATTCCCTACGCATCCTGCTGATGGTCATCGTCGGCGGCGCGGGATATTTCTTTGGGCCGCTGGTGGGAGCGGGCGTCGTCATTCTGCTTCCGGAGGTCCTGCGCTTCACCGAAGGATATTATCTCATCATCTATTCGGCGCTGGTCATCGTCATGCTCATTTTCGTCCCCTCAGGACTGATCGGCGTCGGCGCCAGGATCCGCGCAAAACTCTGGCCGAAAAAGCAGGTCCGTGCAGACATGGCCGAAGGAGCAAGCCTGAAATGA
- a CDS encoding ABC transporter ATP-binding protein: MNIRFSRARKSSRRHNLFLNFFRNDSNAVGRERRWSRMRKFLSYYRPHLPLLLADLLCAVLVAGTAVALPLCANIVTSRLLALPDAPEAFAQILAMGGVMLAVLAVQIVAIFFVDYRGHVMGARIEATVRQELFEHCQKLSFSFYDRQRTGQLMSRITNDSLWLGELFHHGPEDISIAILKYGGAMLVLFFIDPLLATLILLLTPVAVIYALYFNRRMNRALETSKRQIAAVNERVEDALAGIRVVQSFANEALERERFAEQNQRFLQSRADGYRSEAWFSVGTESFAQLVTILVIVAGGLRILTADLTVPDMLTFLLCVGVLVDPVQRLANFVRLWQEGYTGFIRAMEILEIDPDITDRPDARPMPAPKGEISFSDVAFGYEADGPRVLERLSLTIAPGEFVALVGPSGVGKSTLCALIPRFYDVEAGAIRVDGTDIRDVTLASLRRHVGVVQQDVYLFAGTVAENLRYGRPGASDAELEAAARAANAHDFIMALPHGYDTDIGQRGVKLSGGQRQRITIARAFLKDPEILIFDEATSALDNESERAVQQALLSLANGRTTLVIAHRLSTVRHADRILVLTADGIAEQGTHDDLMAQGGVYANLHSVQASI; this comes from the coding sequence ATGAATATTCGGTTCTCCCGCGCGAGGAAAAGCTCGCGCCGTCATAACCTTTTCCTGAATTTCTTCCGCAACGATTCAAACGCCGTCGGCCGCGAGCGGCGCTGGTCGCGCATGCGCAAATTCCTCTCCTACTATCGCCCGCATCTGCCTTTGCTGCTGGCGGATCTGCTTTGCGCCGTCCTCGTCGCCGGCACCGCCGTGGCGTTGCCGCTCTGCGCCAACATCGTCACCAGCCGTCTTCTCGCTCTGCCGGATGCCCCGGAGGCTTTCGCTCAGATCCTTGCGATGGGCGGTGTGATGCTCGCCGTTCTGGCCGTCCAGATAGTCGCGATCTTCTTCGTCGATTATCGCGGCCACGTCATGGGAGCCCGCATCGAGGCGACGGTGCGGCAGGAACTTTTCGAGCACTGCCAGAAACTCTCGTTCAGCTTCTACGACCGCCAGCGCACCGGACAGTTGATGAGCCGCATCACCAATGACTCCCTGTGGCTGGGCGAGCTCTTTCATCACGGCCCCGAGGATATCTCCATCGCCATACTGAAATATGGCGGCGCCATGCTGGTCTTGTTCTTCATCGACCCGCTGTTGGCGACTCTCATCCTGCTGCTCACGCCCGTAGCGGTGATCTATGCGCTCTATTTCAACCGGCGCATGAACCGCGCACTCGAAACCAGCAAACGGCAGATCGCCGCCGTCAACGAGCGCGTCGAGGATGCGCTTGCGGGCATCCGCGTCGTCCAGTCTTTCGCCAACGAGGCGCTGGAAAGAGAGCGCTTCGCCGAGCAGAACCAGCGCTTCCTGCAAAGCCGCGCCGACGGCTACCGCAGCGAAGCCTGGTTTTCGGTCGGCACGGAAAGTTTCGCCCAGCTCGTCACCATATTGGTGATCGTCGCGGGAGGCCTGCGCATCCTGACGGCGGACCTGACCGTCCCGGATATGCTGACCTTCCTGCTCTGCGTCGGTGTGCTGGTCGATCCCGTGCAGCGGCTCGCCAATTTTGTGCGCCTCTGGCAGGAGGGCTATACCGGCTTCATCAGGGCCATGGAGATCCTGGAAATCGATCCCGATATCACCGATCGACCGGACGCCCGTCCGATGCCGGCGCCAAAAGGCGAGATCAGTTTTTCCGACGTCGCCTTCGGCTACGAGGCCGATGGTCCGCGGGTGCTGGAGCGACTTTCCCTCACTATCGCCCCCGGAGAATTCGTTGCCTTGGTCGGTCCTTCGGGGGTCGGCAAGAGCACGCTCTGCGCGCTCATACCGCGCTTCTACGATGTCGAGGCGGGGGCGATCCGTGTTGACGGCACCGATATCCGCGACGTGACGCTGGCCTCGCTCCGGCGCCATGTCGGGGTGGTGCAGCAGGATGTCTATCTTTTTGCCGGCACCGTTGCGGAAAACCTGCGCTACGGCAGACCCGGCGCCAGCGACGCCGAGTTGGAAGCGGCTGCGCGTGCTGCCAACGCGCACGACTTCATCATGGCCCTGCCCCACGGTTATGACACCGATATCGGCCAGCGCGGCGTCAAGCTCTCGGGCGGCCAGCGCCAGCGCATCACCATCGCCCGCGCCTTCCTCAAAGATCCGGAGATCCTGATCTTTGACGAGGCGACCAGCGCGCTCGACAACGAGAGCGAACGGGCGGTGCAGCAGGCACTGCTCAGCCTGGCGAACGGTCGCACTACCCTCGTCATCGCCCACCGCCTGTCGACCGTCCGCCATGCCGATCGCATCCTGGTCCTGACGGCCGACGGCATCGCCGAACAGGGCACTCATGACGACCTGATGGCGCAAGGAGGCGTCTACGCCAACCTGCACAGCGTTCAGGCGAGTATCTAG
- a CDS encoding bifunctional sugar phosphate isomerase/epimerase/4-hydroxyphenylpyruvate dioxygenase family protein, which yields MKTSIATVSTSGELPEKLEAIARAGFDGVEVFENDFLAFDGSPADVGRMVRDHGLEITLFQPFRDFEGMPEPLRSRTFDRAERKFDVMQQLATELILVCSNVSSAALGGIDRAAADFHELGERAAKRGLKVGYEALAWGKHINDHRDAWEIVRRADHPNVGLILDSFHTLSRKVDINSIRSIPKEKLFMVQLADAPLIDMDLLYWSRHFRNMPGEGDLPVAAFAAAVADTGYDGYFSLEIFNDQFRGGSTRSIATDGHRSLIYLADQVRRARAVPDLSIQPMPPRAIVNGIAFVEFSADEEEAADLVRMLETLGFQKEAVHRSKDVSLYRQGDIRLIINTDRHGFAGSSFAIHGTSAYALALVVDDATNALERAVALDAEPFCQPVVPGEVEIPAIRGVGGGVIYLIDDKSNLGRFSEIDFLPVEDETEVVSAHLLHIDHVAQTVAYDEMPTWLLFYTAIFEAQKTPMVDIIDPAGVVRSQVVENASGLLRITLNGAENRRTLAGHFMAETFGSGVQHLAFHTDDIFATAASLRQNGFKPLAISPNYYDDLEARFGLDTQLSDRLKAENILYDRDEHGEYFQLYSPTFGEGFFFEIVQRRGYAGYGAANAIFRIAAQKKHLRPDGMPKA from the coding sequence ATGAAAACTTCGATTGCGACAGTATCGACCAGCGGCGAACTCCCGGAAAAGCTGGAGGCGATCGCCAGAGCGGGCTTCGACGGCGTGGAAGTCTTCGAAAATGACTTCTTGGCCTTCGATGGGAGCCCTGCGGATGTCGGCAGGATGGTCCGCGACCACGGACTGGAGATCACGCTCTTTCAGCCTTTCCGTGATTTCGAGGGCATGCCCGAGCCCCTCCGCAGCCGCACCTTCGACCGCGCCGAGCGCAAATTCGACGTGATGCAGCAACTCGCAACCGAATTAATCCTCGTTTGCTCCAATGTTTCTTCCGCCGCACTCGGCGGCATCGATCGGGCAGCGGCAGATTTTCACGAGCTCGGCGAGCGGGCGGCCAAGCGTGGCTTGAAAGTCGGATACGAAGCCCTCGCCTGGGGAAAGCACATCAACGATCATCGGGATGCTTGGGAAATCGTACGCAGGGCCGATCATCCGAATGTCGGCCTGATCCTCGACAGTTTCCACACGCTTTCGCGCAAGGTCGATATCAACTCGATCCGATCGATTCCCAAGGAAAAGCTCTTCATGGTGCAGCTTGCCGATGCGCCCTTGATCGATATGGATCTGCTTTATTGGAGCCGGCATTTCCGCAACATGCCAGGCGAAGGGGATCTCCCTGTTGCGGCGTTCGCAGCCGCCGTCGCCGATACTGGCTATGACGGCTACTTTTCTCTGGAAATATTCAACGACCAGTTCCGCGGAGGCTCCACGCGCTCGATCGCCACGGACGGACATCGTTCGCTGATCTATCTTGCCGATCAGGTCCGGCGTGCACGCGCCGTCCCAGATCTGTCGATACAGCCGATGCCACCGCGCGCCATCGTCAATGGCATTGCCTTCGTGGAATTTTCGGCAGACGAGGAAGAGGCAGCCGACCTTGTCCGCATGTTGGAAACCTTAGGCTTCCAAAAGGAGGCCGTCCATCGGAGCAAGGACGTAAGCCTTTACCGGCAAGGCGATATACGTCTCATCATCAATACGGATCGACATGGTTTTGCCGGCTCCTCATTTGCCATCCATGGAACGTCCGCTTATGCGCTCGCGCTGGTGGTCGACGATGCCACGAATGCTCTCGAACGGGCCGTCGCCCTCGACGCGGAGCCCTTCTGCCAACCGGTCGTGCCGGGCGAGGTGGAAATCCCGGCAATCCGCGGCGTAGGCGGAGGGGTGATCTACCTGATAGATGACAAAAGCAATCTCGGCCGGTTTTCGGAAATCGATTTTTTGCCCGTTGAAGACGAAACCGAGGTCGTTTCCGCCCATCTGCTCCATATAGACCACGTTGCGCAGACGGTCGCCTATGACGAGATGCCGACCTGGCTCCTATTCTACACCGCGATCTTCGAAGCGCAGAAAACGCCGATGGTCGACATCATAGATCCCGCCGGAGTGGTACGCAGTCAGGTGGTCGAAAATGCATCAGGCTTGCTGCGCATTACGCTGAACGGCGCGGAAAACAGGCGTACGCTGGCTGGCCATTTCATGGCCGAGACGTTCGGCTCCGGCGTGCAACACCTTGCGTTCCATACCGACGATATTTTCGCGACAGCAGCCAGCCTGCGGCAGAACGGTTTCAAACCACTCGCGATTTCGCCGAATTACTATGACGACCTCGAAGCGCGCTTCGGATTGGATACGCAACTCAGCGATCGGCTGAAGGCGGAAAATATCCTGTACGACCGGGACGAGCACGGAGAGTATTTCCAGCTCTATAGCCCGACGTTCGGCGAGGGTTTCTTCTTCGAGATCGTACAGCGTCGGGGCTATGCAGGCTACGGAGCGGCCAATGCGATTTTTCGAATCGCAGCCCAGAAGAAGCACCTGAGGCCGGACGGCATGCCGAAAGCTTGA